From a region of the Coprococcus comes ATCC 27758 genome:
- the rplL gene encoding 50S ribosomal protein L7/L12 yields MAKLTTAEFIEAIKELSVLELNDLVKACEEEFGVSAAAGVVVAAAAEGGAAAEEKDEFDVELVSAGASKVKVIKVVREITGLGLKEAKELVDGAPKVVKEGVSKAEAEEIKTKLEAEGAEVNLK; encoded by the coding sequence ATGGCAAAATTAACAACAGCAGAATTTATTGAAGCTATCAAAGAATTATCTGTACTTGAATTAAATGACTTAGTTAAAGCATGTGAAGAAGAATTTGGTGTATCCGCAGCAGCAGGTGTTGTAGTAGCAGCAGCTGCAGAAGGTGGAGCAGCAGCAGAAGAAAAAGATGAGTTCGACGTAGAACTTGTTTCTGCTGGAGCATCTAAAGTTAAAGTTATCAAAGTTGTTCGTGAAATCACAGGACTTGGACTTAAAGAAGCTAAAGAATTAGTTGACGGAGCACCGAAGGTAGTTAAAGAAGGCGTTTCTAAAGCTGAAGCTGAAGAAATCAAAACAAAACTTGAAGCTGAAGGAGCAGAAGTTAACCTTAAGTAA
- the rplJ gene encoding 50S ribosomal protein L10 codes for MAKVELKQPIVQAIVEDLTDAQSAVIVNYCGLTVAQDTELRKQLREAGVIYKVCKNTMMKRAFEGTDFAQLDEYLEGPNAIAISKEDATAPARIICNFAKKAEALEVKAGVVEGSVYDAAGIQELSKIPSREVLLSKLLGSLQSPITNLARVLNQIAEQGDAPAEAEAEAPAAE; via the coding sequence GTGGCAAAAGTTGAATTAAAACAACCTATCGTACAGGCAATCGTTGAAGATCTCACAGATGCTCAGTCAGCAGTTATCGTTAACTACTGTGGACTTACAGTAGCTCAGGACACTGAACTTCGTAAACAGCTGAGAGAAGCAGGTGTTATCTACAAAGTTTGCAAGAACACAATGATGAAGAGAGCTTTTGAAGGAACAGATTTCGCACAGCTTGACGAATATCTGGAAGGACCGAACGCTATTGCAATTTCTAAAGAAGATGCAACAGCACCGGCAAGAATCATCTGCAATTTCGCTAAGAAAGCAGAAGCTCTTGAAGTAAAAGCAGGTGTAGTTGAAGGCTCAGTATATGACGCAGCTGGTATTCAGGAACTTTCTAAGATTCCGTCAAGAGAAGTACTGCTGTCCAAATTACTTGGAAGCTTACAGTCACCTATTACAAACCTTGCTCGTGTTCTTAATCAGATCGCAGAACAGGGCGATGCTCCGGCAGAAGCTGAAGCAGAAGCACCGGCAGCAGAGTAA
- a CDS encoding L-lactate dehydrogenase: MVNIQKAAIIGCGFVGASSAFSLLQKGIFSELVLIDANKEKAEGEAMDISHGRPYAHPMKIYAGSYDDISDCSLIIITAGANQKPGETRLDLVHKNVAIFKSIIPEITKRGFEGILLVVANPVDILTYAALKISGYPKERVFGSGTVLDTARFRYLLSEHLQVASRSVHANIIGEHGDSELAVWSGANVAGIPINDFCELRGHYQHQESMERIYKTVRDSAYDIIQKKGATYYGVAMAVARIAESIVMNENAVLPVTSLMEGEYGLEGLCISVPTIVSQKGAEKVLEIPLSDEEKEKLLSSAKELKEVLDGLDL, encoded by the coding sequence ATGGTTAATATTCAAAAGGCAGCAATTATCGGATGTGGGTTTGTAGGAGCGTCCTCTGCGTTCAGCTTACTTCAGAAAGGGATCTTTTCCGAACTGGTACTGATCGATGCGAATAAAGAAAAGGCAGAAGGGGAGGCAATGGACATAAGCCACGGTAGACCATATGCGCACCCGATGAAAATATATGCGGGATCTTATGATGATATCAGTGATTGTTCACTAATCATCATTACAGCTGGAGCAAATCAAAAACCGGGAGAGACAAGACTGGATCTGGTACACAAAAATGTAGCAATTTTCAAATCGATTATTCCGGAAATCACAAAACGCGGATTTGAAGGAATCCTGCTTGTTGTAGCAAATCCAGTGGATATTCTGACTTATGCGGCACTTAAGATTTCCGGATATCCGAAGGAAAGAGTATTCGGAAGCGGAACCGTTCTGGATACTGCGAGATTCCGTTATCTGTTAAGCGAACATCTTCAGGTTGCGAGCCGGAGCGTACATGCCAATATCATCGGAGAGCATGGAGACAGTGAGCTTGCCGTATGGAGCGGGGCAAATGTGGCGGGAATACCAATCAATGATTTCTGTGAACTTCGCGGACATTATCAGCATCAGGAATCTATGGAAAGAATTTATAAAACTGTGCGGGACAGTGCTTACGATATTATCCAGAAAAAGGGTGCAACCTATTATGGTGTTGCAATGGCGGTTGCGAGAATTGCCGAAAGCATTGTTATGAATGAAAATGCGGTTCTTCCTGTCACGAGTCTGATGGAGGGAGAATACGGACTGGAAGGACTCTGTATCAGTGTTCCGACCATAGTTTCGCAGAAAGGTGCAGAAAAAGTTCTTGAGATTCCACTGAGCGATGAAGAAAAAGAAAAATTGCTTTCTTCTGCAAAAGAACTGAAGGAAGTTCTGGATGGCCTGGATTTATAA
- the rplA gene encoding 50S ribosomal protein L1: MKRGKKYVEAAKLIDRATLYDRDEAIALVKKSATAKFDETIEAHIRTGCDGRHADQQIRGAVVLPHGTGKKVRILVFAKDAKAEEAKAAGADYVGGDELIPKIQNENWFEFDVVVATPDMMGVVGRLGRVLGPKGLMPNPKAGTVTMDVTKAINEIKAGKIEYRLDKTNIIHVPVGKASFTEEQLADNFQTLIDAINKAKPAAVKGQYLKSVTLTSTMGPGVKINPMKLA; this comes from the coding sequence ATGAAAAGAGGAAAGAAATACGTAGAAGCTGCAAAGTTAATCGACAGAGCAACTCTCTATGATAGAGATGAAGCGATCGCACTTGTTAAGAAGAGCGCGACAGCTAAATTTGATGAAACAATCGAAGCTCATATCAGAACAGGATGTGACGGACGTCATGCAGATCAGCAGATCCGTGGCGCTGTAGTTCTTCCACACGGAACTGGTAAAAAGGTTCGTATCCTTGTATTTGCTAAGGACGCTAAAGCTGAAGAAGCTAAAGCTGCCGGAGCAGATTACGTAGGTGGAGATGAACTCATTCCGAAGATCCAGAATGAAAACTGGTTCGAATTCGATGTAGTTGTAGCTACACCGGATATGATGGGTGTTGTTGGACGTCTCGGACGTGTACTTGGACCAAAAGGTTTAATGCCAAACCCGAAGGCTGGTACAGTAACAATGGACGTTACAAAAGCTATCAACGAAATCAAAGCTGGTAAGATTGAGTACAGATTGGACAAGACAAATATCATCCATGTACCGGTAGGAAAAGCTTCTTTCACTGAAGAACAGCTTGCTGACAACTTCCAGACGCTTATCGATGCGATTAACAAAGCTAAACCGGCAGCAGTAAAGGGTCAGTATCTTAAGAGTGTGACACTTACTTCTACAATGGGACCTGGTGTAAAAATCAACCCAATGAAGCTTGCTTAA
- the rplK gene encoding 50S ribosomal protein L11: protein MAKKVSGYIKLQIPAGKATPAPPVGPALGQHGVNIVEFTKQFNAKTADQGDLIIPVVITVYSDRSFSFVTKTPPAAVLIKKACNLKSGSGVPNKTKVAKITKAQVKEIAELKMPDLNAASVETAMSMIEGTCRSMGVTVVED, encoded by the coding sequence ATGGCAAAAAAAGTTTCAGGTTATATCAAATTACAGATTCCAGCTGGAAAGGCTACTCCGGCTCCACCGGTTGGTCCTGCTCTTGGACAGCACGGTGTAAATATCGTTGAATTTACAAAACAGTTCAACGCAAAGACAGCTGATCAGGGAGATCTGATCATTCCTGTAGTAATTACAGTTTACAGTGACAGAAGTTTCAGCTTCGTTACAAAGACTCCTCCGGCAGCAGTTCTTATTAAGAAAGCCTGCAACCTTAAATCTGGTTCAGGTGTTCCGAACAAGACAAAAGTTGCTAAGATTACAAAAGCTCAGGTAAAGGAAATCGCAGAACTTAAGATGCCAGACCTGAACGCTGCATCCGTAGAAACAGCTATGAGCATGATCGAAGGAACATGCCGCAGCATGGGTGTAACTGTAGTAGAGGACTAA
- the nusG gene encoding transcription termination/antitermination protein NusG codes for MAEAKWYVVHTYSGYENKVKANIDKTIENRHLEDEILEVRVPMQEVVELKNGVQKASQKKMFPGYVLIHMIMNDDTWYVVRNTRGVTGFVGPGSKPVPLTDEEMAPLGIQKEDIVVDFEEGDTVTVTGGAWEGTVGMIQTINMAKQSLTINVDLFGRETPVEISFAEVKKM; via the coding sequence ATGGCAGAAGCAAAATGGTATGTTGTGCATACCTATTCAGGGTATGAAAACAAGGTAAAAGCCAACATTGACAAAACGATCGAGAACCGTCATCTGGAAGATGAGATCCTTGAGGTCCGTGTTCCGATGCAGGAAGTTGTCGAATTGAAGAACGGCGTACAGAAAGCGTCTCAGAAAAAGATGTTTCCGGGATATGTTCTGATCCACATGATCATGAACGATGATACCTGGTATGTGGTACGAAACACAAGAGGTGTTACAGGATTTGTAGGTCCTGGATCCAAACCGGTTCCGCTTACAGATGAAGAGATGGCACCACTTGGTATCCAGAAAGAAGACATCGTGGTAGATTTTGAAGAAGGAGATACTGTGACAGTAACAGGCGGAGCCTGGGAAGGAACAGTCGGCATGATTCAGACTATCAATATGGCTAAGCAGAGCCTGACGATCAATGTTGATTTATTCGGCCGCGAAACGCCGGTAGAAATCAGTTTCGCAGAAGTCAAAAAAATGTAA
- the secE gene encoding preprotein translocase subunit SecE — MGESKDKAKTKEKKTPFFKGLKAEFNKIIWPDKTTLTKQTAAVVVVSVILGAIITICDILVKFGVDLLVR, encoded by the coding sequence ATGGGCGAATCTAAAGACAAAGCGAAGACAAAAGAGAAGAAAACTCCTTTCTTCAAAGGTCTGAAAGCTGAGTTTAATAAGATTATCTGGCCAGACAAAACCACACTTACCAAACAGACAGCTGCGGTCGTAGTTGTTTCCGTTATCTTAGGAGCGATTATCACGATCTGTGATATCCTGGTAAAATTCGGGGTAGATTTATTAGTTAGATAA
- the rpmG gene encoding 50S ribosomal protein L33, translated as MRTRITLECTECKHRNYNMTKDKKSHPERMETKKYCRFCKSHTLHKETK; from the coding sequence GTGCGTACAAGAATTACACTGGAATGTACAGAATGCAAGCATCGTAACTACAACATGACAAAGGATAAGAAGTCTCATCCGGAACGCATGGAAACAAAGAAATACTGTAGATTCTGCAAATCACACACATTACACAAAGAGACGAAATAG
- a CDS encoding threonine/serine ThrE exporter family protein — MNVKYDYERIVQGILDIGEAMIRCGAENFRLQDSLYRICRSYGFVKYDIFVIPSNIQITAETPEGQIITQIRLVEIGECDFDKLDYLNNLCRKVCKEKPDAKEMRRQFEEVMGRPEQKWYTHYAAGILGGTGFAVFFGCDIRDAIIAVIVSIVIVAAGNWLAEREKNLLAYNLILSFIAEMIILLSVKFGFADHEERIMIGIVMLLISGLSTTNGIRDLLQKDFISGSINIMNSMLGASGIAFGTAIPMILFGGVEAEGFILTPNLIVQLISCTAACVGFALWFKIRGMQVVYCGIGAFFTWLIYALVYEARPSNFLATTIAATFVAFYAFIMSRINKAPSTIFLTASVFPLIPGPNLYYVMYACVSGNMHMLLEQTITLFATCVAIAFGFNFVDIASRTIMRGMKVEYHIGKSDR, encoded by the coding sequence ATGAATGTGAAATACGATTACGAGAGAATTGTACAGGGGATCCTGGACATTGGGGAAGCTATGATTAGATGTGGAGCGGAGAACTTCCGTCTGCAGGATAGTCTGTACCGTATTTGCAGAAGTTATGGATTTGTAAAGTATGATATTTTTGTTATACCAAGCAATATCCAGATTACGGCAGAGACACCGGAAGGGCAGATTATTACACAGATCCGACTGGTAGAAATAGGGGAATGTGACTTTGACAAGCTGGATTATCTGAATAATCTGTGCCGTAAAGTCTGTAAAGAAAAGCCGGATGCAAAAGAAATGAGAAGACAGTTTGAAGAGGTGATGGGAAGACCGGAACAGAAGTGGTACACCCATTATGCGGCCGGTATTTTAGGTGGTACCGGATTCGCGGTATTCTTTGGATGTGATATAAGGGATGCGATCATTGCGGTGATCGTATCAATTGTGATCGTTGCAGCAGGGAACTGGCTGGCTGAACGTGAGAAGAACCTGCTGGCATATAACCTGATCTTATCGTTTATTGCAGAGATGATCATTCTGTTATCTGTTAAATTTGGATTTGCGGATCATGAGGAGCGGATCATGATCGGAATTGTCATGCTCCTGATCAGTGGACTGAGTACGACGAACGGAATCCGTGATCTGCTTCAGAAAGACTTTATCTCCGGATCAATCAATATCATGAATTCCATGCTTGGTGCTTCCGGAATCGCATTTGGTACGGCGATACCGATGATTCTTTTTGGCGGTGTAGAGGCGGAAGGATTTATCCTTACCCCGAATCTGATCGTACAGCTGATTTCCTGTACCGCAGCCTGCGTGGGATTTGCACTGTGGTTTAAGATCCGGGGCATGCAGGTGGTTTACTGTGGAATCGGAGCATTTTTTACATGGCTGATTTATGCACTTGTTTATGAGGCGCGTCCAAGTAACTTCCTTGCAACTACAATTGCGGCGACATTCGTTGCATTCTATGCATTTATTATGTCGCGGATAAATAAAGCACCATCAACAATTTTCCTGACAGCGTCTGTATTCCCTCTGATTCCTGGACCGAATCTGTACTATGTAATGTACGCATGCGTAAGCGGGAATATGCATATGCTCCTGGAACAGACGATCACACTTTTTGCGACCTGCGTTGCAATTGCATTTGGATTTAACTTTGTAGATATTGCATCAAGAACTATCATGCGTGGTATGAAGGTAGAATATCACATTGGAAAAAGTGACAGATAA
- a CDS encoding AraC family transcriptional regulator, with protein MKMQITEIITDETLREIREHGTPEFPFEYYLDDIDEIGQGYVEWHWHNEIEWAWVESGKVICRIGNEKIILEAGEGIFINSRVIHRFETPGGALMPNILHAPELLAARESAIYQKYVSPVITYGKEYVILEKEKNSGILSLLDEIYKDAGKEMLRKELIIQNKISRLWDELFEEVPDIVQRESRNKNLLLQSRLREMMQFIENHYKERISLERLAAEANISKSEALRCFKRGIGTTPVKYLIDYRLERAKELLCKTNDTVIRVAADVGIDNTSYFVRIFKKMYGMTPGAFREEEGLKKAGEK; from the coding sequence ATGAAAATGCAAATAACAGAGATAATAACAGATGAAACACTGAGGGAAATACGTGAACACGGAACGCCGGAGTTTCCTTTTGAATATTATCTGGATGATATCGATGAAATTGGTCAGGGTTATGTTGAATGGCACTGGCATAATGAGATTGAATGGGCATGGGTTGAATCTGGAAAAGTAATCTGCAGGATTGGAAATGAAAAGATTATCCTTGAAGCGGGGGAGGGGATTTTTATAAACAGCAGAGTGATCCACCGCTTTGAAACACCGGGTGGTGCGCTTATGCCAAATATCCTGCACGCTCCAGAGCTGCTTGCTGCGCGGGAAAGTGCAATTTATCAAAAATATGTTAGTCCTGTAATTACATATGGTAAAGAATATGTGATTTTGGAAAAAGAAAAAAATAGTGGTATATTAAGTCTGCTGGATGAGATATACAAAGATGCCGGAAAGGAAATGCTTAGAAAAGAACTGATTATACAGAACAAGATCAGCAGATTATGGGATGAATTGTTTGAAGAAGTTCCGGATATTGTACAGAGAGAGTCCCGGAATAAGAATCTCCTTTTACAGTCGCGGCTCAGAGAGATGATGCAGTTTATAGAAAACCATTATAAAGAACGAATTTCTTTGGAAAGGCTGGCAGCGGAAGCGAACATTAGTAAAAGTGAAGCCCTTCGATGCTTTAAGCGTGGAATAGGGACGACTCCGGTGAAATATTTGATCGATTACAGGCTGGAGAGGGCAAAAGAATTATTGTGTAAGACGAATGATACGGTTATTCGGGTTGCCGCAGATGTGGGAATAGATAATACAAGTTATTTTGTAAGAATATTTAAGAAAATGTATGGGATGACACCAGGAGCATTCCGGGAAGAAGAAGGACTGAAAAAGGCTGGAGAAAAATAA
- a CDS encoding MFS transporter — protein MKKNTNCMQTIYACFIGYIVQAIVNNFVPLLFVTFQNNYHISLERITFLITLNFIIQLFVDLLSAFFIDRIGYRISILIAHILSAAGLILLTVLPEVFSSPYTGLVIAVIIYAIGGGLLEVLVSPIIEACPTDNKEKAMSLLHSFYCWGHVGVVLLSTAFFWFFGISHWKILALMWAVIPIFNTFLFRSAPIYSLHEEGEQGLSLRELCTSKIFWMLMLMMTCAGASEQAVSQWASTFAETSLHISKTLGDLAGPLTFAACMGASRLLYGKYGDRIRLDLFMRGSCILCILSYLCISILPFPALNLFGCALCGFSVGIMWPGLFSTASVSIPRGGTTMFALLALAGDLGCSGGPTLAGLVSSYAGGSLKTGIFAAIIFPAVLLLGLIKSKKSE, from the coding sequence ATGAAAAAAAACACAAATTGTATGCAGACCATCTACGCTTGTTTTATTGGTTACATCGTTCAGGCTATCGTAAATAATTTTGTTCCTCTTCTTTTTGTCACTTTCCAAAATAATTACCATATTTCACTAGAACGAATTACCTTTTTGATCACACTCAACTTTATCATTCAGCTGTTTGTCGATCTTCTATCCGCATTCTTCATCGACAGGATCGGATACCGCATTTCAATTTTAATTGCGCATATCCTTTCTGCGGCAGGACTGATATTACTCACCGTTCTTCCGGAAGTTTTTTCCTCCCCTTATACCGGACTTGTAATCGCAGTTATCATTTATGCGATCGGCGGTGGACTTCTCGAAGTACTGGTAAGCCCGATCATTGAAGCCTGCCCTACTGATAACAAAGAAAAAGCAATGAGTCTCCTGCATTCCTTTTACTGTTGGGGGCATGTGGGCGTTGTTCTGTTATCAACCGCATTTTTCTGGTTTTTCGGAATATCGCACTGGAAAATCCTCGCACTTATGTGGGCTGTCATCCCAATATTTAACACTTTCCTCTTCAGAAGTGCACCAATCTACTCCCTTCACGAAGAAGGTGAACAGGGACTTTCTCTCAGAGAATTGTGCACATCTAAAATCTTCTGGATGTTAATGCTTATGATGACCTGTGCCGGTGCCAGCGAACAGGCAGTCAGCCAATGGGCATCCACTTTTGCCGAGACAAGCCTGCACATTTCCAAAACACTCGGCGATCTTGCCGGTCCTCTTACCTTTGCAGCCTGTATGGGGGCTTCCCGGCTGCTTTACGGAAAATACGGAGACAGGATCCGGCTGGATCTGTTCATGAGAGGAAGCTGCATTCTTTGCATCCTTTCCTATTTATGTATTTCCATCCTTCCATTTCCTGCGCTGAACCTTTTTGGATGTGCGCTTTGCGGATTCTCCGTTGGAATTATGTGGCCGGGACTTTTCAGCACCGCATCCGTCTCTATTCCACGTGGCGGCACAACAATGTTTGCCCTCCTTGCACTTGCCGGAGATCTGGGATGTTCCGGTGGTCCGACGCTTGCAGGTCTGGTATCTTCCTACGCCGGCGGTAGTCTGAAAACCGGGATTTTCGCAGCTATTATTTTTCCGGCCGTCCTGCTCCTTGGTCTGATAAAATCAAAAAAATCTGAATAA
- a CDS encoding arsenate reductase family protein: MKVLVYRKCSTCQKALKWLEAHGIAFEERAIVEENPTYEELKEWHAMSGVPLKKFFNTSGMLYKQMQLKDKLPTMTEDEQIKLLATDGMLVKRPFVVGDRFVLTGFKEKEWEEKLLK; encoded by the coding sequence ATGAAAGTATTGGTATACAGAAAATGCAGCACCTGTCAGAAGGCGCTGAAATGGCTGGAGGCGCATGGGATTGCATTTGAGGAACGGGCAATCGTGGAGGAAAATCCAACCTATGAAGAGCTGAAGGAATGGCATGCGATGAGTGGGGTCCCGCTGAAAAAGTTTTTTAATACAAGTGGGATGCTTTATAAGCAGATGCAGCTGAAAGACAAGCTTCCGACGATGACGGAAGATGAGCAGATAAAGCTGCTGGCGACAGATGGTATGTTGGTGAAAAGACCGTTTGTAGTTGGGGACAGATTTGTACTGACCGGGTTTAAAGAAAAAGAATGGGAAGAAAAATTGTTGAAGTAG
- a CDS encoding DUF3841 domain-containing protein has protein sequence MGEKCNTITLYASQADPVIEAIERNGVCYSKEAYVRKKYQESAKIFTTAYSWFVREMEKYVKKPDGAEYPYWAFREAYNVDQSMGGNFLTLEVPLDEVLLFDMYDWNKILCLKYIGEDEKDEKQFQEQLEMYGIREMDAVLSNFYPLQKQQILKSWQRLTRYHEELVHGNTELVRDVQAGLWRIKKEWIR, from the coding sequence ATGGGTGAAAAATGTAATACAATAACCTTATATGCATCACAGGCAGACCCGGTAATCGAAGCAATTGAGCGGAATGGCGTGTGCTATTCCAAAGAGGCGTATGTGCGGAAAAAATATCAGGAAAGTGCAAAGATTTTCACAACAGCCTATTCCTGGTTTGTGCGTGAGATGGAGAAATATGTGAAGAAACCGGATGGTGCGGAGTATCCGTACTGGGCATTCCGTGAAGCCTATAATGTGGATCAGTCGATGGGCGGCAACTTCCTGACACTGGAAGTACCATTGGATGAAGTTCTGCTTTTTGATATGTATGACTGGAATAAGATTCTCTGTCTCAAATATATTGGGGAAGATGAAAAAGATGAGAAGCAGTTCCAGGAGCAGCTGGAGATGTATGGGATCAGAGAGATGGATGCGGTGTTGAGTAATTTTTATCCGTTACAGAAGCAGCAGATCCTGAAAAGCTGGCAACGTCTGACACGGTATCATGAAGAATTGGTACATGGAAATACAGAGCTTGTAAGGGATGTACAAGCAGGACTTTGGAGAATAAAAAAGGAGTGGATCAGATAG
- a CDS encoding DUF3841 domain-containing protein, whose translation MAKITVWSKQHENVWKVLQETGRYTVKREYIIKDLKEHSELVLDTYEWLVKNGPDYGNKPADVEFPVWVSFRQDATMLPEKGRVILELEIEESLITRVNFTKWGMILNYSYIPADKADEKRHKELLEAYGVSDTQAYMSQFYPEIKREIRESWKRLFDDDIQIGSDGCYGNIWEVRREWVKNVIQ comes from the coding sequence ATGGCAAAGATTACAGTGTGGTCAAAGCAGCATGAAAATGTCTGGAAAGTTCTTCAGGAGACCGGACGATATACGGTAAAGCGAGAGTATATCATAAAGGATCTCAAAGAACATTCGGAGCTGGTTCTGGATACTTATGAATGGTTGGTCAAGAACGGACCGGACTACGGGAACAAACCGGCGGATGTGGAATTTCCGGTATGGGTATCCTTCAGGCAGGATGCAACGATGCTTCCGGAAAAAGGAAGAGTGATCTTGGAACTGGAGATCGAAGAATCTCTGATTACCAGAGTGAATTTCACAAAATGGGGAATGATCCTCAACTATTCCTATATTCCGGCAGACAAGGCGGATGAAAAGCGGCACAAAGAGCTTCTGGAAGCCTATGGAGTCAGCGACACGCAGGCGTATATGTCGCAGTTCTATCCGGAGATCAAACGGGAAATCCGGGAGAGCTGGAAGAGGCTTTTTGATGATGACATCCAGATCGGAAGTGATGGATGTTATGGAAACATCTGGGAGGTGCGAAGAGAATGGGTGAAAAATGTAATACAATAA